A stretch of the Myxosarcina sp. GI1 genome encodes the following:
- a CDS encoding class I SAM-dependent RNA methyltransferase encodes MNNYFATVARGLEAIAAKELTSLGAKNVRPDFTGVHFQGDKALLYRVNLCARTLFRLLVPIAEVKSYNAQQLYRQVYNLNWAEYLQPNMTIAVNCTGQNQHLNHTHFTALKIKDAIVDRQRKTKGKRSSIDIENPDVLINAHINGDRCILSLDSSGSSLHRRGYHSAMGNAPLKETLASALLDMAEWTPNIPFLDPLCGSGTLPIEATLKALNIAPGLERKFGFQTWLDFDESLWKKVVDEAKEKQLSTIDVPIVGSDKNKNVIEQAIINAKECGVENIITLKQQELSNIQPPAEKGIIICNPPYGKRIGKESELGELYQLLGDTFKQKFTGWTAYILTGSRQLTKKVGLRTSSRTQVYNGAIPCTLLKYELY; translated from the coding sequence ATGAATAACTATTTTGCTACTGTAGCTCGCGGCTTAGAGGCGATCGCCGCTAAAGAATTAACCAGTTTGGGTGCTAAAAATGTCCGTCCCGATTTTACGGGAGTGCATTTTCAAGGAGACAAAGCTTTACTCTATCGCGTTAACCTCTGTGCCAGAACTTTATTTCGCCTTCTCGTGCCTATAGCCGAGGTTAAAAGTTACAATGCCCAACAGCTTTACCGTCAGGTTTATAATCTCAATTGGGCAGAATACTTGCAGCCTAACATGACTATAGCAGTAAACTGCACTGGTCAAAACCAACATCTCAATCACACTCACTTTACCGCTCTAAAAATTAAAGATGCGATCGTCGATCGCCAGCGCAAAACTAAGGGAAAACGTTCTAGCATAGATATAGAAAATCCCGATGTTTTAATTAACGCACATATAAATGGCGATCGCTGTATTCTTAGTTTAGATAGTTCTGGTTCGAGTTTGCATCGTCGGGGTTATCATTCGGCAATGGGTAACGCACCTCTAAAAGAAACCCTCGCCTCCGCATTATTAGATATGGCTGAATGGACACCCAATATACCGTTTTTAGATCCTTTATGTGGTTCGGGAACTTTACCTATAGAAGCCACCTTAAAAGCACTAAATATTGCTCCAGGTTTAGAGCGTAAATTTGGCTTTCAAACTTGGTTAGATTTCGATGAAAGCTTGTGGAAAAAAGTTGTTGATGAAGCCAAAGAAAAACAATTATCTACTATTGATGTTCCGATAGTTGGCAGCGATAAAAATAAGAACGTTATCGAACAGGCAATAATTAATGCTAAAGAATGTGGTGTAGAAAATATAATAACTTTAAAACAACAAGAATTATCAAATATACAACCACCAGCAGAGAAAGGAATAATTATTTGCAATCCTCCCTACGGTAAGCGCATTGGTAAAGAATCTGAATTAGGCGAACTCTATCAGCTTTTAGGAGATACTTTTAAGCAAAAATTTACAGGTTGGACGGCGTATATATTAACGGGAAGTAGGCAGCTAACTAAAAAAGTGGGTTTGCGAACTTCTAGCCGTACGCAAGTTTATAATGGTGCTATTCCCTGTACGTTATTAAAATACGAACTGTATTAA
- a CDS encoding nuclear transport factor 2 family protein yields the protein MSVDTENLIIKGITEPVILDYFTTINKSRFDETASLFAEDGILHAPFTAPVVGREKIAAYLEAEATGMKLIPNRGISETDETNVNSSLFTVMGKVQTALFSVNVRWQLVLNSNGSLDNVKIKLLASPQELLTMRQ from the coding sequence ATGTCTGTCGATACAGAAAATTTAATTATTAAAGGAATCACCGAGCCTGTCATTTTAGATTATTTTACTACTATTAACAAAAGTAGATTTGATGAAACAGCATCCTTATTTGCTGAAGATGGTATTTTACACGCACCATTTACTGCCCCTGTTGTAGGTAGAGAAAAAATTGCTGCTTATTTAGAAGCAGAAGCTACGGGTATGAAATTGATCCCCAATCGGGGAATTAGTGAAACAGACGAAACAAATGTAAACTCATCTTTGTTTACTGTTATGGGTAAAGTACAAACGGCTTTATTTAGTGTTAACGTTCGTTGGCAGTTAGTATTAAATAGCAACGGCAGTTTAGATAACGTAAAAATAAAACTATTGGCTTCTCCTCAAGAACTTTTAACAATGCGACAATAG
- a CDS encoding AAA family ATPase encodes MQAIVFIGIQASGKSTFYSQRFFQTHVRINLDMLKTRHREKRLLETCLEIAQPFVVDNTNPTPEERKRYIEPAKERGFKIIGYYFESKIADSIRRDRNRPPKQQIPEKGIRGTYARLIIPIYAEGFDELYYVRLLPEREFIVEKWVSKI; translated from the coding sequence GTGCAAGCGATCGTTTTTATAGGTATCCAAGCCAGCGGTAAATCAACCTTCTACAGTCAACGCTTTTTTCAGACACATGTTCGTATCAATCTAGATATGCTCAAAACCAGACACCGAGAAAAAAGGCTTCTAGAAACTTGCCTTGAGATTGCTCAACCATTTGTGGTAGACAATACCAATCCCACTCCAGAAGAACGCAAACGCTACATTGAGCCAGCAAAAGAGCGCGGTTTTAAAATTATTGGATATTATTTTGAGTCTAAGATTGCCGATTCAATTCGGCGCGATCGTAACCGTCCACCAAAACAACAAATTCCCGAAAAAGGGATTAGAGGAACATACGCACGATTAATAATACCAATCTATGCAGAAGGCTTTGACGAACTCTACTACGTTCGGTTATTACCAGAAAGAGAATTTATTGTAGAGAAATGGGTTAGTAAAATTTGA
- a CDS encoding FG-GAP repeat protein, producing MAFSTIDLSELDGTQGFVIVGADNGGNSGRSVSTAGDVNGDGINDLVIGAPSADKSGNYSNEGESYVVFGSSSSFDPNLELSQLNGNDGFVITGIDNNDNLGRSVSSAGDVNGDDIDDIVIGAPYAGTGGESYVVFGSSDGFDASLEPSQLDGSNGFVIPGINNGDELGRSVSSAGDVNGDGIDDLIIGAPSADENGNYDNEGASYVVFGSSNGFNANLDPETLDGNNGFVIPGIDNYDNSGRSVSSAGDVNGDGIDDLIIAAPNAGESGSYSNEGESYIVFGGSEIATSGTLLLSELDGNNGFVIGGSDSYDNLGSSVSSAGDVNGDGINDLIIGAPYAGTGGESYVIFGSSDGFDASLEPSQLDGSNGFVITSINNGDNLGSSVGTAGDINGDGIDDLIIGAPSADESGNYSNEGESYVIFGSSSDFDANLDLANPDNFDGFIFTGIDNNDNLGSSVSTAGDVNGDGIDDLIIGAPYAGGGNNYSYNNEGESYVIFGIAPLEFIGTDNDDVLTGGDGDDFLSGLGGNDIIQGRDGRDEILGGDGKDLITGGDGSDTVSGEASDDNISGNDGNDSLSGNSGEDDIFGGNGNDTLNGNSESDRLFGEAGNDSITGGAAGDRLFGDIGNDSLAGNGGNDLVLGEAGNDVIYGGSGNDSLRGNFGEDLIFGNSGADKVVGNDGDDTLNGGTGDDTLIGGNGNDSLSGNSNNNLLIGVNLNSASVGELDTLTGGSGSDTFVLANTNDVFYDDGDNFTSGEEDFALITNFNLEQDTIQLQGTTDNYSLDFFTSTAGTINAKLIYDSGIDSTGETIAVIEDVNSNLSIEDSAFTFV from the coding sequence ATGGCTTTTTCTACAATAGATTTGTCTGAATTAGATGGCACGCAAGGATTTGTAATTGTAGGTGCAGACAATGGCGGAAATTCTGGACGTTCGGTCAGCACTGCGGGAGATGTAAACGGCGATGGCATCAACGATTTAGTTATTGGTGCGCCTTCTGCCGATAAGAGCGGTAACTACAGTAACGAAGGTGAAAGTTATGTCGTTTTTGGCAGTAGCAGTAGCTTCGATCCCAATTTAGAACTTTCGCAACTTAATGGTAACGATGGTTTTGTCATTACAGGTATCGACAATAACGATAATTTGGGGCGTTCGGTCAGTAGTGCGGGAGATGTAAACGGCGATGATATCGACGATATAGTTATTGGCGCACCTTATGCTGGTACTGGAGGCGAAAGCTATGTCGTTTTTGGCAGTAGTGATGGATTTGATGCTAGTTTAGAACCTTCGCAACTAGATGGTAGCAACGGTTTTGTCATCCCAGGCATTAACAATGGTGACGAATTAGGTCGTTCGGTCAGCAGTGCGGGAGATGTAAACGGCGATGGCATCGATGACCTGATTATCGGCGCACCTTCTGCCGATGAAAACGGCAATTACGATAACGAAGGCGCAAGCTATGTTGTTTTTGGTAGTAGTAATGGCTTTAACGCTAATTTAGACCCTGAAACATTAGATGGAAATAATGGTTTTGTCATTCCTGGTATCGATAATTACGATAATTCTGGACGTTCGGTCAGCAGCGCGGGAGACGTAAATGGCGATGGCATCGACGACCTGATTATCGCCGCACCTAATGCCGGTGAGAGTGGTAGTTACAGTAACGAAGGTGAAAGCTATATAGTGTTTGGCGGTTCTGAGATAGCAACTTCTGGTACTTTGTTGCTTTCAGAACTAGACGGTAACAATGGTTTTGTTATTGGAGGGAGCGATAGCTATGATAATTTAGGGAGTTCGGTCAGCAGTGCGGGAGATGTCAACGGCGATGGCATCAACGACCTGATTATCGGCGCACCTTATGCTGGTACTGGAGGCGAAAGCTATGTCATTTTTGGCAGTAGCGATGGATTTGATGCTAGTTTGGAACCCTCGCAACTAGATGGTAGCAATGGTTTTGTCATTACAAGCATTAACAATGGCGACAACTTAGGTAGTTCGGTCGGCACAGCGGGAGACATCAATGGCGATGGCATTGACGACCTGATTATTGGCGCACCTTCTGCCGACGAAAGCGGCAATTACAGTAACGAAGGAGAAAGCTATGTCATTTTTGGTAGTAGCAGTGATTTTGATGCCAATCTAGATTTAGCCAATCCTGATAACTTTGATGGTTTTATCTTTACAGGCATTGATAACAATGACAATTTAGGTAGTTCGGTTAGTACCGCTGGTGATGTGAACGGTGATGGTATTGACGACCTGATTATCGGCGCACCTTATGCTGGTGGAGGCAATAATTATAGTTATAACAACGAAGGAGAAAGCTATGTCATCTTTGGTATTGCTCCTTTAGAATTTATTGGCACTGACAATGATGATGTTTTAACTGGTGGTGATGGAGATGACTTTCTTTCTGGTTTGGGAGGTAATGACATTATCCAGGGTCGTGATGGCAGAGATGAAATTTTGGGTGGTGATGGAAAAGACTTAATTACTGGAGGAGATGGCAGTGATACTGTTAGCGGCGAAGCAAGCGATGACAACATCTCTGGTAATGATGGTAATGATAGTCTAAGCGGCAATAGCGGCGAAGACGATATTTTTGGTGGTAATGGCAACGATACGCTCAATGGTAATAGTGAATCCGACCGTCTTTTCGGAGAGGCTGGTAACGACAGTATTACTGGTGGTGCGGCAGGCGATCGCCTTTTTGGCGATATCGGTAATGATTCTCTAGCAGGAAACGGTGGAAACGACCTGGTTTTAGGTGAAGCTGGTAATGATGTGATTTATGGCGGTTCGGGCAATGACTCTCTTAGGGGTAACTTTGGTGAGGATTTAATTTTTGGTAATAGTGGTGCCGATAAAGTTGTTGGTAATGATGGCGATGATACTCTAAATGGAGGAACTGGAGACGACACCCTTATTGGCGGTAACGGTAATGATAGTCTCAGTGGTAATAGCAATAATAATTTGTTAATCGGAGTTAATCTAAATAGTGCTAGCGTTGGCGAATTAGATACCCTAACTGGTGGCAGCGGAAGCGATACCTTTGTACTAGCAAATACCAACGATGTCTTCTACGATGATGGCGATAATTTTACCTCTGGGGAAGAAGATTTTGCACTAATTACTAATTTCAATTTAGAACAAGATACGATTCAACTTCAAGGAACGACAGACAATTATAGCCTCGACTTCTTTACTTCTACGGCAGGAACTATTAATGCCAAACTAATATACGATTCGGGTATTGATAGCACGGGAGAAACTATTGCAGTTATAGAAGATGTTAACTCTAACTTGAGTATCGAAGATTCTGCTTTTACTTTTGTTTAA
- the glp gene encoding gephyrin-like molybdotransferase Glp: protein MLSVAEAETIILNLATPFDAEQDIKTIPLSEATGRILAAPIVGKLDFPYWDNSAMDGYAVRYADVKDCSPQQTVTLEVVAEISAGREPTVEIKAGQTARIFTGAMLPPGADTIVIQENTIRRNNRVEILNAPQPQEFVRHQGAFYRAGTPMLEPGVTIGAADIAVLATAQCTDLSVYRRPRVAILSTGDELITPDRPLKPGQIVDSNQYALASFVESNGGIPVSLGIVPDRPAALKQAIAEAIESADMVLSTGGVSVGDYDYVDRILAELGGELHIRSVAVKPGKPLTVAKFPNSCLYFGIPGNPVSALVSCWRFVRPALLKLSGLTENYRPTFIKARCRDRLSSGGTRETYLWGKLLAIDEEYEFSLAGGSHSSGNLINLAQTNALAVIPVGQKSIAPDEVVRVMRLD from the coding sequence ATGTTATCAGTTGCAGAAGCAGAAACTATTATTCTTAATTTAGCTACGCCTTTTGATGCGGAGCAAGATATTAAAACAATTCCCCTATCAGAAGCGACGGGACGCATTTTGGCAGCACCAATAGTTGGCAAGCTAGATTTTCCCTATTGGGATAATTCAGCGATGGATGGTTATGCAGTGCGCTATGCCGATGTCAAAGATTGTAGTCCACAGCAAACGGTAACTTTAGAAGTAGTTGCAGAAATTTCTGCTGGTAGAGAACCTACTGTAGAAATCAAAGCGGGACAAACTGCTCGCATTTTCACAGGAGCTATGTTACCTCCTGGTGCCGATACGATTGTCATTCAAGAAAATACTATACGTAGAAACAATCGCGTCGAAATTTTAAATGCCCCTCAACCTCAAGAATTTGTCAGACACCAGGGAGCTTTCTATCGAGCGGGAACGCCAATGTTAGAGCCTGGAGTGACTATTGGTGCGGCAGATATTGCAGTTTTAGCTACCGCTCAATGTACCGATTTATCAGTTTACCGTCGTCCTCGCGTGGCTATTTTATCTACGGGAGACGAATTAATTACTCCCGATCGCCCTTTAAAACCAGGACAGATAGTTGATTCCAATCAGTATGCTTTAGCTAGCTTTGTGGAGTCTAACGGTGGTATCCCTGTTTCTTTAGGCATAGTTCCCGATCGCCCCGCAGCGTTAAAACAGGCGATCGCCGAAGCAATTGAGTCTGCGGACATGGTTCTGTCAACGGGTGGGGTTTCGGTAGGAGATTACGATTATGTCGATCGCATTTTAGCCGAACTAGGAGGCGAACTTCATATTCGTAGCGTTGCTGTCAAACCAGGAAAACCACTTACAGTAGCCAAATTTCCTAATTCTTGCCTGTATTTTGGCATTCCAGGAAATCCCGTCTCGGCACTGGTTAGCTGTTGGCGTTTCGTTCGTCCCGCTCTCCTTAAGTTATCTGGACTCACAGAAAATTATCGACCGACTTTTATTAAAGCTCGTTGTCGCGATCGATTGAGTTCGGGGGGCACGAGAGAAACCTATCTCTGGGGTAAACTCTTGGCGATCGATGAAGAATATGAGTTTAGCTTGGCTGGAGGAAGTCATAGTTCTGGTAATTTAATCAATCTAGCTCAAACCAATGCTCTAGCAGTAATTCCAGTAGGACAAAAATCTATTGCCCCAGACGAAGTAGTCAGAGTAATGCGGCTCGACTGA
- a CDS encoding alpha-amylase family glycosyl hydrolase, producing the protein MVSNPSGKSAAPQSPVSTSQAQDKIQNLSEQKTEDLDLDFLYTRDIEFRQETIYFIVVDRFNDGDPNNNPGPNPELYDPECQEWGKYWGGDLQGIIDKLDYLKNLGVTAVWLNPLFEQVEGLFVESAAIHGYWTKDFKRINPRFIGKDDNPSLNATQDEKNTAFDRLIAELHKRQMKMILDVVCNHSNPEVDGKKGELYDDGVKIADFNNDKNHWYHHYGAVTDWEDEWQVQNRELSGLATFNENNTEYRNYIKGAIKQWLDRGVDVLRVDTVKHMPIWFWQEFNADIIAHKPDVFIFGEWIYSSPHDDRSVEFANNSGMTILDFGLCIAIRQAVGSWEAGGFHLVQEVLDLDFRYDGATELITFIDNHDMHRFQTLNPDPECLRLAMILLMTSRGIPCIFYGTEQYLHNDTNGDNNPYGNNDPYNRPMMENWDTETPLYREIRFLSGLRRLNPAVSLGSQWQKYLTPDLYCYTRRYRDSRIFVALNRGEAATIDKVQTNFPDGEHTCILTHRKLEVKEGMLYNLELGSKEALVISHVGERVRGQTVVRVQLNGVDTLPGETIVVIGNCPELGNWNIADAYPLEYVNSNTWFGEIPFNESAGKLISYKYAMWREGQSPLRENNVARRWVIAESGTVKWRDRWAS; encoded by the coding sequence ATGGTTTCTAATCCTTCAGGTAAATCAGCCGCTCCTCAATCTCCTGTAAGTACTAGCCAAGCTCAAGACAAGATTCAGAACTTGTCAGAACAAAAAACAGAAGATCTCGATCTGGACTTTTTATACACTAGAGATATTGAATTTCGTCAAGAAACTATTTATTTTATCGTAGTCGATCGCTTCAACGATGGCGATCCCAATAACAATCCAGGTCCCAACCCCGAACTATACGATCCTGAATGTCAGGAATGGGGTAAATATTGGGGTGGTGATTTACAGGGAATTATCGATAAGTTAGATTATTTAAAAAATTTGGGAGTTACTGCCGTTTGGCTCAATCCACTATTCGAGCAGGTAGAAGGACTGTTTGTAGAAAGTGCTGCTATTCATGGCTATTGGACAAAAGACTTTAAACGCATTAATCCCCGCTTTATTGGCAAAGATGATAATCCCTCTCTTAATGCCACCCAAGACGAAAAAAATACCGCTTTCGATCGCCTGATAGCAGAACTACACAAGCGACAGATGAAGATGATTCTGGATGTTGTTTGTAACCATAGCAATCCTGAAGTTGACGGTAAAAAAGGCGAACTATATGACGATGGAGTCAAAATTGCCGATTTTAATAACGATAAAAACCATTGGTATCATCATTACGGCGCAGTAACTGATTGGGAAGACGAATGGCAGGTACAAAACCGCGAACTATCGGGACTAGCCACCTTTAACGAAAACAATACCGAATATCGCAACTATATTAAAGGTGCCATCAAACAGTGGCTAGATCGTGGTGTAGATGTGTTGCGCGTTGATACGGTCAAGCATATGCCTATTTGGTTCTGGCAAGAGTTTAACGCCGATATAATAGCTCACAAACCCGATGTATTTATCTTTGGCGAGTGGATTTACAGCAGTCCTCATGACGATCGCTCGGTAGAATTTGCCAACAATTCAGGAATGACCATTCTCGATTTTGGTTTGTGTATAGCTATTCGTCAGGCAGTAGGCTCTTGGGAAGCAGGGGGATTTCATCTAGTTCAAGAGGTTTTAGATTTAGACTTTCGTTACGATGGTGCGACGGAGTTAATTACCTTTATCGATAACCACGATATGCACCGCTTTCAAACCCTCAATCCCGATCCCGAATGTTTGCGGTTGGCAATGATATTATTGATGACCTCACGTGGTATTCCCTGTATTTTTTACGGTACGGAACAATATTTACATAACGATACTAACGGCGATAATAATCCCTATGGCAATAACGATCCTTACAACCGTCCGATGATGGAAAATTGGGATACAGAAACGCCTTTATATCGCGAAATACGCTTTCTTTCTGGGTTACGTCGTCTCAATCCTGCGGTATCTTTGGGCAGTCAGTGGCAAAAATATCTCACACCCGATCTTTACTGTTATACTCGCCGCTATCGCGATTCGCGGATTTTTGTCGCGCTTAATCGCGGAGAAGCAGCAACTATAGACAAGGTGCAAACCAACTTTCCCGATGGCGAACATACCTGCATTTTGACCCATCGAAAATTGGAAGTGAAAGAGGGAATGCTATACAATCTCGAATTAGGTAGTAAAGAAGCGCTTGTTATCAGTCATGTCGGAGAACGTGTTAGAGGTCAAACTGTAGTTAGGGTACAGTTAAACGGTGTAGATACTCTGCCTGGAGAAACTATCGTTGTTATCGGTAACTGTCCTGAATTGGGTAACTGGAATATTGCCGATGCTTATCCTTTAGAATATGTAAACAGTAATACTTGGTTTGGCGAAATTCCCTTTAACGAAAGTGCGGGCAAACTAATTAGCTATAAATATGCCATGTGGCGCGAAGGACAATCGCCTTTACGAGAAAACAATGTTGCTCGTCGCTGGGTAATTGCCGAATCTGGCACGGTTAAATGGCGCGATCGCTGGGCAAGTTAA
- a CDS encoding choice-of-anchor Q domain-containing protein — protein MNSKQNFSDEAKTTFVVNTAIDKNDGDFNSGELSLREAIASANEKKGTDTITFNSSLSGQTFNLSLGELKIEDSLTINGLGAENIIIDSNKNSRVFNIDDGNSDTEIDVTIEGITITGGSSDSDEAAGGILNQENLTISKSTISKNSAISGGGITNQGTAKIEKSNIVDNFSPFGGSGILNDGEIIVISSNISNNSSFRGSGVGIANNGIARIDNTSINNNRISSLGSGAGISNEGTLSLTNSTVSRNNGGFGNGGVENRGTIEIFNSTITDNSGSMGTGGISNQGSATISSTIVAGNKNNEDLKGDGFISGDNNLIGNGNDIAGFTDKINGDIVGTNDNPIDPLLGELQDNGGVTSTIALLEGSPAIDAGSNPNNLETDQRGKGFNRTVGNGTDIGAFEVQNIDGEEDLVVSTIEDENDGDFSAGDLSLREAIALANKREGADTITFDSSFNGGTITFNEAEERILSIDDSLKIQGLGRENLTLDGAFQFDISLTNIDVELNDLNIVGGRIENSGNLTLTDSSIRETIERASVDNSSIISRGETLIINSTIRDNSGGGNVGVLIESGTTTIKGSTIANNDATAYAQAGLIIRDRARVNLSNSTVANNRGRTNAGIENGGTLIINNSTIANNRGGLGAGGIVNFGTATLTSSLLADNTGGLTLIGDVSGSREFISGGNNLISNGDEAESFVDGVNSDLVGSNGDDFENPQMELLIDARLGELQDNGGTTPTIALLEGSPAIDAGINPSNLETDQRGEGFSRTVGNGTDVGAFEVQAVDGNEGKNLIGSSKADTLIGGVGDDFLKGLAGNDSLVGNAGKDAIKGDKGKDTLSGGTGNDTLQGGNGKDLLYGGDGTDILLGNNGKDTLKGSSGDDTLIGGNGRDNLYGGNGDDLLIAGRGKDTLYGGKGIDSLVGGDGADVFVLEVNGKDTIEDFRDRTDFFGLSDKLSFGSLNIVNNDAGTAALIQDGSNNLTLSVIKGIDATNISEDDFVNI, from the coding sequence ATGAACTCTAAACAGAATTTTTCAGATGAAGCAAAAACAACTTTTGTAGTCAATACTGCTATTGATAAAAACGATGGTGATTTCAATTCTGGAGAGCTATCTTTAAGGGAAGCGATCGCCTCCGCTAATGAAAAGAAAGGTACAGATACAATTACTTTTAACTCTAGTCTGAGCGGACAGACTTTTAATTTATCTCTTGGTGAATTAAAAATAGAAGATTCGCTAACTATTAATGGTTTGGGTGCAGAAAATATTATTATTGATAGCAATAAAAACAGTCGTGTATTCAATATTGATGACGGTAATTCCGACACAGAGATTGATGTCACTATAGAGGGAATAACTATTACAGGTGGCAGTAGCGATTCTGATGAAGCTGCTGGTGGTATTCTCAACCAAGAAAACTTAACTATTTCTAAAAGCACCATCAGCAAAAATAGTGCCATTAGCGGTGGCGGAATTACCAATCAAGGAACAGCAAAGATTGAAAAGAGCAATATTGTAGATAATTTTAGTCCCTTTGGCGGGAGCGGTATTCTTAATGATGGTGAAATAATTGTTATTAGCAGTAATATCAGCAATAACAGTTCTTTTCGGGGTTCTGGTGTGGGAATTGCCAACAATGGAATTGCCAGAATTGATAACACTAGCATTAACAATAATCGTATTAGTTCATTAGGTTCTGGTGCAGGGATCTCTAACGAAGGTACGCTCTCACTCACTAATAGCACTGTTAGCCGTAATAACGGCGGCTTTGGTAATGGTGGTGTTGAAAACAGAGGCACAATAGAAATTTTTAATAGTACTATTACTGACAACAGCGGCAGTATGGGTACTGGTGGAATTTCCAATCAAGGTTCGGCAACAATTAGCAGCACTATCGTTGCTGGCAATAAAAATAATGAAGATCTAAAAGGAGATGGATTTATCAGTGGTGATAATAATCTAATTGGTAACGGTAACGATATTGCTGGCTTTACTGACAAAATAAATGGGGATATTGTCGGTACTAATGACAATCCCATAGATCCATTATTAGGAGAGTTACAGGATAACGGTGGCGTAACTTCAACCATTGCTTTGCTTGAAGGAAGTCCCGCAATTGATGCTGGTAGTAATCCTAATAACTTAGAAACCGACCAGAGAGGAAAAGGTTTCAATCGCACTGTCGGTAACGGCACAGACATTGGCGCATTTGAAGTGCAAAACATTGATGGCGAAGAAGATTTGGTAGTTTCTACCATAGAAGATGAAAATGATGGCGACTTTAGCGCGGGGGATCTATCTTTACGAGAAGCGATCGCACTTGCCAACAAACGAGAAGGTGCAGACACGATTACCTTTGACTCTAGTTTTAATGGCGGAACGATTACCTTTAATGAAGCTGAAGAACGTATATTATCAATTGACGACTCACTTAAAATTCAGGGTTTAGGTCGAGAAAATTTAACTCTTGATGGTGCTTTTCAGTTTGATATCTCTTTAACCAACATTGATGTCGAACTTAACGATCTGAATATTGTCGGGGGTAGGATTGAAAACTCTGGTAATTTAACTCTTACCGACAGCTCTATTAGAGAAACTATCGAACGTGCTTCGGTAGACAATAGCTCGATTATCAGTCGAGGCGAGACTCTGATTATCAATTCAACCATCAGGGATAACAGTGGCGGTGGTAATGTGGGAGTGCTGATTGAGTCTGGAACCACTACCATCAAAGGCAGTACGATTGCCAACAATGACGCTACCGCTTACGCTCAAGCTGGATTAATTATTCGCGATCGGGCAAGGGTAAATCTTAGTAACAGTACGGTTGCCAATAATCGTGGTAGAACTAATGCAGGTATAGAAAATGGTGGAACTTTAATAATCAATAACAGCACCATAGCGAATAACAGGGGTGGTTTGGGTGCAGGAGGCATCGTAAATTTTGGTACTGCCACTCTAACTAGTAGTCTTTTAGCTGACAATACTGGCGGTTTGACTTTAATTGGAGATGTTTCTGGTTCGAGAGAGTTTATCAGTGGCGGAAATAATCTTATTAGTAATGGTGATGAGGCTGAAAGTTTTGTAGATGGAGTTAATAGCGATCTAGTTGGTAGTAATGGAGACGATTTCGAGAATCCACAAATGGAGTTGTTAATAGATGCGCGACTCGGAGAATTACAAGATAACGGCGGTACGACTCCAACTATAGCTCTTTTAGAAGGAAGTCCTGCAATTGATGCTGGTATTAATCCCAGTAACCTGGAAACCGACCAAAGAGGAGAAGGTTTTAGCCGCACTGTTGGCAACGGCACGGATGTCGGCGCGTTTGAAGTGCAAGCTGTTGATGGTAATGAAGGTAAGAATCTTATTGGTAGCTCGAAAGCCGATACTTTAATTGGGGGTGTAGGCGACGATTTTCTTAAAGGATTGGCAGGTAATGATTCTCTCGTTGGTAATGCTGGTAAGGATGCCATCAAAGGCGACAAGGGTAAAGATACTCTTAGTGGCGGTACAGGTAATGATACTCTCCAGGGAGGCAACGGCAAAGATCTTCTCTATGGTGGCGACGGTACAGATATACTTTTGGGCAATAACGGTAAAGACACTCTTAAAGGTAGTTCTGGTGACGACACTCTTATAGGTGGTAACGGCAGAGATAATTTATATGGAGGCAATGGTGACGATCTTCTAATCGCAGGTAGAGGCAAAGATACCCTCTATGGTGGAAAAGGTATTGATTCGCTTGTGGGGGGAGATGGTGCCGATGTCTTTGTTCTCGAAGTAAATGGAAAAGATACCATTGAGGATTTTCGCGATCGCACAGATTTCTTTGGCTTAAGCGACAAATTGAGCTTTGGCAGCTTAAATATCGTTAACAATGATGCTGGTACGGCAGCTTTAATTCAAGATGGCAGTAACAATTTGACTCTTTCCGTAATTAAAGGTATTGATGCCACAAATATTAGCGAAGATGATTTTGTAAATATCTAA